From one Culex quinquefasciatus strain JHB chromosome 3, VPISU_Cqui_1.0_pri_paternal, whole genome shotgun sequence genomic stretch:
- the LOC119769325 gene encoding uncharacterized protein LOC119769325 encodes MPPKVKADSAKTPSLKRLKAQLKDTQSTLGDIETFIKDFKDTATASDVSVRLEIINDIYETFCETLIDITSHDDFFEAEDFYESARMAFNLSYMEAKSFLLERLREREDHTSDQPNVTLGCENLNHVQLPQIQLRTFTGDDDDWVSFRDLFTSLIHWRNDLSGVEKLQYLRGCLFGKPATMVDKYKMSNADYQLAWEDLLNYYNNSKQMRKRQIQHLFELPAMSKESSGSDYKDLLLVHMLTDRLDPVSRRGWEEHSSTKEQDTVKDMLEFLQRRSRVLESLPPKSTNAKSTSQQPHQQPKSKPSVVRTNYSTAQASGERCPACTGTHLLHRCSVFQRMTVSDRESLLRTHSLCRNCLKPGHLARGCQSKYSCQNCEGRINYQTGECSQEEPQAVVVVEDDNGNRLPARALLDSGSESNFMSERLSQRLRVKRNKVDISVSGIGQAVSRVKQQIQATVTVNLPTSAINTTGWTIPDGVVLADPTFSMSNGVDMVLGIEHFFDFFASGQKMSLGEQLPALNESVFGWVVCGGCADSRESPRINCNVSALEKLDALVARFWSCEEVESAASNYSPEEARCEALYAQSVQRGTDGRYSVALPKAEDALSRLGESKDIAVRRLHGTERRLARDDHLREQYVAFMHEYEQLGHMTKVTDTGSAKRCYLPHHPVVRRLAQPPSNPAGLEVDNLPLSREADHVGCGRRKMFRQIGICPEDRLLQCVLWRPTPTEAISTYELNTVTYGTKPAPFLATRTLKQLAMDEKERFPLAAKVACEDIYMDDVITGTNDLDSAIDLRNQLDKMTVSCGFRLRKWACNRAEVLHGVEEDNLAIPCADGINLDRDPSVKTLGLTWFPSTDEFMLKFTIPETGPDEPLTKRNVLSKIASIFDPHGWFGATVTTAKVFMQQLWTPGIDGKRLEWDQPLPSMMGENWRKFEEQLPVLSSVRFARCVVIPNATSVQLHCFSDASTKAYGGCVYVRSENAKGEVMVRLLASKSRVAPLKVQTIPRLELCGAVLVAQLFKVLREALDIPVDAYFWTDSTCVLCWLGSIPTTWNVFVANRVSKIQNITEGFRWQHVPGLQNPADLISRGISPQDIVDNEFWWFGPDWLRLSPEHWPNAESTAEDENAETERRRSVTANTGSVVQEFNDFYFAKFSSYPKLIRQTAVWLRLMKLLRTPSSDRTSGFLTTAELKEAENVLIRRVQMESFAEEIKALSARKTVAVKSPLRWYNPYLDQDNIIRVGGRLQHSDEPEDAKHPAVLPARHRFTRLILHYYHLGLLHAGPQLLLGTVRLRFWPLGGRSVARTIVHQCKTCFKAKPTPVRQFMGDLPAVRVTVARPFSKTGVDYFGPVFVRPGPRRTAIKAYVCLFVCLCTKAVHLELVSDLSTERFLQALHRFTSRRGPVAEIWSDNGTNFVGARNRLHELFTLLRDKQHQEKVFRDCANNEIRWSFSPPSGPHFGGLWEAAVRSAKHHILRVIGDEPISIEDMNTLLVQVEGCLNSRPITPMSDDPNDLEPLTPAHFLVGSSLKALPDRDFINLPANRLNHYQQIQQKQQLFWNRWKREYLSQLQARAKRWRSPVQIEVGQLVVIVDDNLPPTRWKLARISEVHPGADGVVRVVTLKTATKLIKRPVEKICLLPLDEEEHNANKPTRPSLWTCTGLELTANAICDDDDDSESGLDTFMLPIKINSKTCERYLLSA; translated from the exons ATGCCTCCGAAAGTGAAAGCAGACAGCGCGAAGACACCGTCGCTGAAACGGCTCAAGGCTCAGTTGAAGGACACTCAATCAACTCTTGGCGACATTGAGACGTTCATCAAGGACTTCAAGGACACCGCTACGGCCAGCGATGTCAGCGTTCGGTTGGAAATTATCAATGACATCTATGAAACTTTTTGCGAAACCCTCATTGATATCACTTCTCACGACGACTTCTTTGAAGCGGAGGATTTTTACGAATCTGCCCGAATGGCTTTCAACTTGAGCTACATGGAAGCCAAATCGTTTCTTTTGGAGAGGCTCAGGGAGCGCGAAGACCACACGTCGGATCAGCCTAACGTTACGCTAGGTTGCGAGAACTTGAACCATGTGCAGTTACCTCAGATCCAACTGCGGACATTCACCGGAGATGACGACGATTGGGTTAGCTTCCGAGATTTGTTTACGTCGCTCATCCACTGGCGGAACGACCTGTCCGGTGTGGAAAAGCTACAGTACCTGAGGGGTTGTTTGTTTGGCAAACCTGCGACGATGGTAGACAAGTACAAGATGAGCAACGCGGACTACCAGTTAGCTTGGGAAGATTTGCTGAACTATTATAACAACAGCAAGCAAATGAGGAAGCGTCAGATTCAGCATCTCTTCGAACTGCCAGCCATGTCCAAAGAATCTTCTGGGA GTGACTACAAGGACTTGCTTCTGGTGCACATGCTGACGGATCGTCTTGACCCTGTATCACGGCGAGGCTGGGAGGAGCACTCGTCTACCAAGGAGCAGGACACGGTTAAGGACATGCTGGAGTTCTTGCAGCGGCGTAGTCGTGTGCTCGAGTCGTTGCCGCCGAAGTCAACTAACGCAAAGAGTACATCCCAGCAACCACATCAACAACCGAAGTCGAAACCGTCGGTGGTCAGGACTAACTACAGCACCGCTCAAGCGTCAGGAGAACGCTGCCCAGCGTGCACGGGAACACATCTTCTTCACAGATGCTCGGTGTTCCAGAGGATGACGGTTTCGGACAGGGAGTCTCTGCTGCGCACGCATTCGCTGTGTCGCAATTGTCTCAAACCTGGACATCTGGCGAGGGGTTGCCAGTCGAAGTACTCTTGCCAGAACT GTGAAGGTCGCATCAACTACCAGACGGGAGAATGCTCCCAGGAAGAACCTCAAG CTGTCGTCGTTGTTGAGGATGACAACGGGAATCGGCTTCCAGCGCGGGCTCTGCTCGACTCGGGTTCGGAGAGCAACTTTATGTCGGAACGATTAAGCCAGCGACTACGGGTTAAAAGGAACAAGGTGGACATCTCGGTGTCCGGGATTGGACAAGCAGTCTCAAGGGTAAAGCAGCAGATTCAAGCCACG GTTACGGTCAATTTACCAACGTCGGCCATAAACACTACTGGTTGGACCATACCTGATGGTGTCGTACTGGCGGATCCGACGTTCTCGATGTCCAACGGTGTGGACATGGTACTTGGGATCGAGCATTTCTTTGACTTCTTCGCAAGCGGTCAGAAAATGTCACTGGGAGAACAGCTGCCAGCCCTGAACGAGTCGGTTTTCGGATGGGTGGTATGCGGCGGATGCGCAGACTCACGGGAGTCTCCAAGAATTAACTGCAACGTGTCGGCATTGGAAAAGCTGGATGCTTTGGTGGCCCGATTTTGGTCCTGCGAGGAGGTCGAGTCAGCAGCCAGTAACTACTCGCCAGAGGAAGCACGCTGCGAAGCTCTGTACGCACAGTCGGTTCAACGTGGTACAGACGGACGGTATTCGGTTGCTCTACCGAAAGCTGAAGACGCTCTGTCACGGTTAGGCGAGTCCAAGGACATCGCCGTAAGACGTCTTCACGGCACGGAACGGAGACTGGCCAGGGACGATCATCTCCGGGAACAATACGTCGCTTTCATGCACGAATATGAGCAGTTAGGACACATGACGAAGGTCACGGACACGGGCTCCGCCAAACGGTGCTACCTGCCCCATCACCCAGTGGTCAGGAGGCTAGCACAACCACCAAG TAATCCAGCAGGACTTGAGGTCGATAATCTACCGTTGTCGCGTGAAGCAGATCATGTTGGTTGCGGACGTCGAAAGATGTTCCGGCAGATCGGAATCTGTCCGGAGGACCGTTTGTTGCAATGCGTTCTATGGCGTCCAACACCCACCGAGGCGATCTCCACGTACGAACTCAACACCGTTACGTACGGTACGAAACCAGCTCCGTTTTTGGCAACACGGACGTTGAAACAGCTGGCCATGGACGAAAAGGAACGGTTTCCGCTCGCAGCCAAGGTCGCCTGCGAAGACATCTACATGGACGATGTGATCACCGGTACCAACGACTTGGACTCGGCGATCGACCTGCGAAACCAGCTGGACAAGATGACGGTCAGTTGTGGTTTCCGTCTGCGGAAATGGGCATGCAATCGTGCTGAAGTTCTGCATGGTGTGGAGGAGGATAACTTGGCGATTCCCTGCGCCGATGGTATCAACCTGGATCGAGATCCCTCGGTGAAGACGCTCGGGTTGACATGGTTCCCATCTACGGACGAATTCATGCTCAAGTTCACCATCCCAGAGACGGGCCCTGATGAACCACTCACCAAGCGGAACGTTCTTTCCAAAATTGCGTCGATTTTCGATCCCCACGGTTGGTTTGGCGCAACGGTTACAACGGCAAAGGTATTCATGCAGCAGTTGTGGACGCCGGGCATCGATGGCAAGCGTCTGGAATGGGATCAGCCATTGCCTTCGATGATGGGTGAGAACTGGCGGAAATTCGAGGAGCAATTACCGGTTCTCAGTTCGGTTCGGTTTGCGAGATGTGTCGTCATCCCTAACGCAACGTCGGTTCAGCTGCATTGCTTCTCAGACGCGTCCACCAAGGCCTACGGTGGTTGTGTTTACGTTCGTAGCGAGAACGCAAAGGGAGAAGTTATGGTTCGTCTGTTGGCCTCAAAGTCGCGGGTGGCCCCGCTCAAGGTTCAGACGATTCCGAGACTGGAGCTCTGCGGAGCTGTCTTGGTTGCGCAGCTGTTCAAGGTTCTACGAGAAGCGCTCGACATTCCAGTGGACGCATATTTCTGGACGGACTCCACGTGCGTACTCTGCTGGCTTGGATCTATCCCGACCACGTGGAACGTGTTTGTAGCAAACAGGGTgtcgaaaattcaaaacatcACGGAAGGATTTCGTTGGCAACACGTCCCAGGACTTCAAAACCCTGCTGATCTTATTTCCAGAGGAATTTCTCCACAGGACATCGTGGACAACGAGTTCTGGTGGTTTGGACCGGATTGGCTGCGTTTGAGCCCAGAGCACTGGCCGAATGCAGAATCTACAGCTGAAGATGAGAATGCGGAAACGGAAAGACGTCGATCGGTGACAGCAAACACTGGGTCGGTGGTACAGGAGTTCAacgatttttattttgcaaaattctcTTCGTACCCGAAGCTGATCCGTCAAACAGCCGTTTGGTTGCGGCTCATGAAACTTCTCCGCACTCCCAGCTCGGACCGTACATCCGGATTTCTCACCACGGCGGAACTGAAGGAGGCAGAGAACGTGCTGATTCGTCGGGTTCAGATGGAATCGTTCGCTGAGGAAATTAAGGCACTATCTGCAAGAAAAACGGTTGCTGTTAAATCACCTCTTCGTTGGTACAACCCTTACCTAGACCAGGACAACATTATTCGAGTGGGTGGGCGGTTGCAACACTCTGACGAGCCCGAGGACGCCAAGCACCCTGCTGTTCTGCCTGCGCGCCATCGCTTCACACGGTTGATTTTGCATTATTATCATCTCGGGCTGCTGCACGCTGGACCACAGCTGCTGTTGGGAACAGTTCGGCTTCGATTCTGGCCTTTGGGAGGACGGAGCGTGGCACGCACGATCGTGCATCAGTGCAAAACATGCTTCAAGGCCAAACCCACGCCGGTGCGACAATTCATGGGCGATCTGCCAGCGGTACGCGTCACGGTTGCGCGTCCGTTCTCGAAAACTGGCGTTGATTACTTTGGCCCAGTGTTCGTTCGCCCAGGACCTCGGCGAACGGCGATCAAGGCGTACGTGTGCCTGTTCGTGTGCCTGTGCACCAAGGCTGTGCACCTCGAACTCGTGTCGGACCTCTCCACGGAACGCTTTCTGCAGGCTTTACATCGGTTCACCTCGCGCAGAGGACCTGTCGCCGAGATCTGGTCTGACAATGGGACCAACTTTGTCGGAGCACGGAACAGGTTGCACGAGTTGTTTACACTGCTTCGGGACAAACAGCACCAGGAGAAGGTCTTCAGGGATTGCGCCAACAACGAGATTCGCTGGTCGTTCAGCCCACCAAGCGGTCCTCATTTCGGTGGTTTATGGGAGGCGGCCGTACGCTCAGCCAAGCACCACATTCTGCGTGTCATTGGAGACGAACCTATCTCGATCGAGGATATGAATACGCTGCTCGTTCAGGTGGAAGGCTGTCTGAACTCGAGGCCCATCACTCCCATGTCGGACGACCCCAACGATCTCGAGCCGCTCACGCCTGCGCATTTTCTCGTTGGATCATCGTTGAAGGCGCTACCGGACCGTGATTTCATCAATCTACCTGCAAACCGTCTCAACCATTACCAACAGATCCAGCAGAAACAACAACTATTTTGGAATCGGTGGAAAAGGGAATACCTGAGCCAGCTGCAAGCTCGCGCGAAACGTTGGCGGTCACCTGTGCAGATTGAAGTCGGCCAGCTGGTTGTAATCGTCGACGACAATCTGCCACCCACGCGCTGGAAGCTAGCGAGGATCAGCGAAGTCCATCCAGGTGCCGATGGTGTCGTACGTGTTGTCACACTCAAGACTGCGACGAAGCTGATCAAAAGGCCGGTCGAGAAGATTTGTTTACTTCCACTGGACGAAGAGGAGCACAATGCCAACAAACCAA CTCGTCCATCGCTCTGGACCTGTACGGGACTTGAGCTGACGGCTAATGCGA tctgcgacgacgacgacgacagtgAAAGTGGCCTTGACACCTTTATGCTTCCCATCAAGATCAATTCGAAGACCTGCGAACGGTACTTGCTGTCGGCATAA
- the LOC6051825 gene encoding prostatic acid phosphatase, protein MYSLSRRVIIMLSGAIALLVLVTIFGVYGAPTAEHLLDVPGGGGAESRLQGDDLIEEDRALRDYELKQVHVFFRHGQRTAADTYPTDPLINQTFAPYGWGQLTNYGKETLYDIGTWLRHRYGKLLGKLYYPEKVHAQSTGVSRTQMSIELVLAALYPPEGTVQEWNHDLNWQPIPFFSEPLDQDTLLLVRKSCPRYHEAANAVLESGEIRQLMVDNLELFDNLTRITGMDIRTPDDVQSLYATLRAESEFGLTLPGWTRDYYPEKLLPLTKLSYVLNVYNDELKKLKGGPFLKKTLAEWDAVIANEESPKNKKMFVYAGHDSTVVNLLSVFNVWREQFPNYAIMGLLELHKHKRTGEYSVRIFQKNVGEPPIPLTIPGCAKRCPVDQLKELLKSHVPIDMVEDCKAHGEGFEEPPPRGP, encoded by the exons ATGTATTCGCTAAGTCGGCGCGTAATAATCATGTTGAGCGGGGCGATCGCGTTGCTGGTGCTGGTGACGATCTTCGGTGTGTACGGAGCACCCACGGCGGAACATTTGCTGGACGTGCCGGGCGGGGGTGGTGCCGAATCGCGgttacagggtgacgacctgaTCGAGGAGGATCGCGCCCTTCGGGACTACGAGCTGAAGCAGGTGCATGTG TTCTTCCGCCATGGCCAACGCACTGCCGCGGACACCTACCCGACGGATCCGCTCATCAATCAAACCTTCGCCCCGTACGGATGGGGCCAACTGACCAAC TACGGCAAGGAAACCCTGTACGACATCGGCACGTGGCTGCGGCATCGCTACGGCAAACTGCTCGGCAAGCTGTACTACCCGGAAAAGGTGCACGCGCAGAGCACCGGGGTATCGCGAACGCAAATGTCTATCGAGTTGGTCCTGGCCGCGCTCTACCCGCCGGAGGGAACCGTCCAGGAGTGGAACCACGATTTGAACTGGCAGCCGATTCCGTTTTTCAGCGAACCGTTGGATCAGGATACG CTGTTGCTGGTGCGCAAGTCCTGTCCGAGATATCATGAGGCCGCGAATGCCGTGCTGGAGAGTGGTGAGATTCGCCAGCTAATGGTTGACAATCTGGAGTTGTTTGATAACTTGACACGGATTACCGGGATGGACATCCGAACGCCGGACGATGTTCAGTCGCTGTACGCGACTCTGCGAGCCGAATCCGAGTTTGGTTTGACGCTTCCGGGTTGGACCCGGGACTACTACCCGGAGAAACTGCTCCCGTTGACGAAGCTCAGCTACGTGCTTAACGTGTACAACGATGAGCTGAAGAAGCTCAAAGGTGGTCCGTTCCTGAAGAAGACCCTGGCCGAGTGGGACGCCGTAATTGCCAACGAAGAAAGTCCAAAGAACAAGAAGATGTTCGTCTACGCTGGGCATGACTCGACGGTCGTCAATCTGCTGTCCGTGTTTAACGTCTGGCGGGAACAGTTCCCAAATTACGCCATCATGGGCCTCCTGGAACTGCACAAGCACAAACGAACGGGCGAATACTCGGTACGGATCTTCCAGAAGAACGTCGGAGAGCCTCCGATTCCGCTGACGATTCCCGGCTGTGCCAAGCGTTGTCCGGTGGATCAGCTGAAAGAACTGCTCAAAAGTCACGTGCCCATCGATATGGTTGAAGACTGCAAGGCCCACGGGGAAGGATTCGAGGAACCGCCCCCGAGGGGACCGTAA
- the LOC6041608 gene encoding E3 SUMO-protein ligase NSE2, which yields MADMFGANLEKVFESINSTIRLAAEFGAPEQQEIAIYSKLAEKLVAIEVKYNTHKKALQESTNEVTLEEFDRRYQSNTTTGKTNVKQLKRYKDFIGQAKMFLKADQEGGPSGDDDLQVEDTICDIDPITKRPLEIPVRNKKCNHVYEKRSIEELIRNNPRTRCPVMGCAANEYVSLGDLQEDKMLQHKLRLQRQNEQEM from the exons ATGGCTGACATGTTTGGCGCCAATTTGGAGAAGGTGTTCGAAAGTATCAACAGCACCATCCGGTTGGCCGCCGAGTTTGGGGCACCAG AGCAACAAGAGATAGCCATCTATTCGAAGTTGGCGGAAAAACTGGTGGCCATCGAGGTCAAGTACAACACACACAAGAAAGCACTCCAAGAATCGACCAACGAAGTTACTCTGGAAGAGTTCGACAGG CGCTATCAATCCAACACGACGACCGGCAAAACCAACGTGAAGCAACTGAAGCGGTACAAGGACTTTATCGGGCAGGCCAAAATGTTCCTCAAAGCGGACCAGGAGGGCGGCCCGAGCGGCGACGATGACCTCCAAGTGGAGGACACAATCTGCGACATCGATCCGATCACGAAGCGGCCGCTGGAGATTCCGgtgcgcaacaaaaagtgcaatCACGTGTACGAGAAGCGATCGATTGAGGAGCTCATTCGGAACAACCCGCGGACGCGGTGCCCTGTGATGGGGTGCGCCGCCAACGAGTACGTCTCCTTGGGCGACCTGCAGGAAGATAAGATGCTTCAGCACAAGTTGCGACTTCAGCGCCAGAACGAGCAGGAGATGTGA